The following coding sequences are from one Lolium rigidum isolate FL_2022 chromosome 6, APGP_CSIRO_Lrig_0.1, whole genome shotgun sequence window:
- the LOC124660531 gene encoding uncharacterized protein At3g49140-like isoform X1, translating to MSAAATINWIRAPFDTRRFHDFSSLSFRCQNTFGSIQHCCLATHQDPSLSRVGVAADYSDSVPDSKYMTDRGYHPLEEIKERPKKKDLSLTDVETARTVVEANSKGVLVFPARVHNEPHGHVAWSEFQYVVDDYGDIFFQLPDNGNILEDDDANNPVTVLIGTDGAIIGETSVVMSDFSDQMDVEDSMDMRDDYSKVDTEITDILIEWGMPVTMRSIHPIYFAKCLTKAVHDNHGEKMDNPSNGLSIVGYLRPVYIEEESYLRTLFHAECKADGYSSDWRGEYKREPQPASGTNGLLDDDKSRLDINDGGSSIDSTIYKLEIMTVELFSIYGKQLIIDPQDFQDAEPDVLSNYASDIIKRIEENSDQCAMALRSLCSRKKGLTVEEASLIGVDSLGIDVRVFSGLEARTVRFSFNAQALSERSAEKKIRRMLFPRYRKTVKAPAEDEC from the exons ATGTCGGCAGCGGCCACTATAAACTGGATTAGAGCCCCATTTGACACCCGGAGATTTCATGACTTCTCTAGTTTAAG TTTTAGATGCCAAAACACTTTTGGATCAATCCAGCATTGCTGTTTGGCAACTCATCAGGATCCATCCCTCTCCAGAGTTGGTGTGGCTGCAGATTACTCTGACTCAGTGCCAGATTCGAAGTACATGACTGACCGCGGATACCATCCTCTTGAAGAAATTAAAGAACGTCCAAAGAAAAAAGACCTTTCGCTGACAGATGTAGAAACTGCTAGAACAGTAGTAGAG GCAAATAGCAAGGGAGTGCTCGTATTTCCTGCCAGGGTGCATAATGAACCTCATGGACATGTTGCTTGGTCAGAGTTCCAGTATGTTGTTGATGACTATGGAG ACATTTTCTTTCAACTACCTGATAATGGGAACATCTTGGAAGATGATGATGCAAACAATCCTGTG ACAGTTTTGATCGGAACAGACGGTGCCATTATTGGAGAAACTAGCGTGGTAATGAGTGACTTCAGTGACCAGATGGACGTTGAGGATTCTATGGACATGCGTGACGACTACAGCAAG GTTGATACAGAAATAACGGATATTCTTATAGAGTGGGGAATGCCAGTAACGATGCGTTCAATACATCCTATATATTTTGCCAAGTGTTTGACAAAG GCTGTTCATGATAATCACGGGGAGAAGATGGATAATCCATCAAATGGCCTCTCTATTGTAGGATACCTGAGACCTGTTTATATAGAAGAAGAATCTTATTTGAGAACTTTATTTCATGCTGAATGCAAAGCTGATGGTTATTCTTCTGACTGGAGAG GGGAATACAAAAGAGAACCCCAGCCAGCTTCTGGAACAAACGGCCTACTAG ATGATGATAAATCGAGATTGGACATCAATGATGGGGGAAGTAGCATTGATTCAACCATATACAAGCTGGAAATAATGACAGTTGAGCTGTTTTCCATCTATGGGAAGCAG TTGATCATTGATCCACAAGACTTTCAAGATGCAGAACCAGATGTTCTTTCAAATTATGCTTCAGACATTATTAAACGCATAGAAGAAAACAGTGATCAGTGTGCTATGGCTCTAAGGTCCCTCTGTAGCAGGAAAAAGGGCCTTACAGTAGAG GAGGCAAGTTTGATTGGTGTCGATAGTCTTGGTATCGATGTAAGAGTTTTTTCTGGCTTGGAAGCTCGGACTGTTCGATTTTCATTCAACGCGCAG GCGCTATCTGAACGTTCAGCCGAAAAGAAGATCAGGCGAATGCTTTTCCCACGCTATCGCAAGACCGTGAAAGCTCCCGCTGAAGATGAGTGTTAG
- the LOC124661201 gene encoding uncharacterized protein LOC124661201, whose translation MAEIFGSAVASESVSRIFSIISGNPREHGSREDNAERTEFAVLKIHSVVAVSEDWQILHQPLLRWKARLKCAAKEGDGILRAYRRRSTERQRDEGTAISLQAISTARKRIARAAKRFVPFGFGRGEDIDADQISDATVRRFERLAGVADEFFRYVQFGGRPRSLIMASSFKVPTELLLAGKTLEYSIRNDSMEALLLLHPFDVGRRKEIFLFLSYGDTTSWQKNFILSVRFRLLTSDILDVVMSSLELLPPQFGAACVTTREFAREFLAQETRYSINPSSMSTWCIHMSQRFYYDSIEKPSAATGDKPQLPLPIIRVDARCFTLPPNGPSHTPAEDDLPLRLVCHVDPHLVPKSYSEHYDQIDLETLQELLPKVTNEGAHVRKGNWWCPLTSTYLIVEPQFSVPLPTLQQMYLLQNSERAV comes from the coding sequence ATGGCCGAAATATTTGGATCCGCGGTTGCCAGCGAGTCTGTGAGCAGAATTTTCTCGATCATATCAGGCAATCCGAGAGAGCATGGGAGCAGAGAGGACAACGctgagagaacagagtttgcagtgctAAAGATCCACAGCGTTgttgccgtctccgaagattgGCAGATACTCCACCAACCATTGCTCAGGTGGAAGGCCAGACTGAAGTGCGCTGCGAAGGAAGGCGATGGCATCTTGCGCGCTTACAGGAGGAGGTCCACGGAGCGCCAACGGGACGAGGGAACTGCGATCAGCCTGCAGGCCATTTCCACCGCCCGCAAGCGCATCGCTCGAGCGGCGAAACGCTTCGTGCCATTTGGATTTGGCCGCGGCGAGGACATCGACGCGGACCAGATCAGCGATGCGACGGTGCGGAGGTTCGAGAGGCTAGCGGGCGTCGCCGACGAGTTCTTCAGGTACGTCCAGTTCGGAGGCCGTCCAAGGAGTTTGATCATGGCATCGTCCTTCAAAGTCCCCACGGAGCTCCTGCTTGCAGGCAAGACACTTGAATATTCCATCAGGAATGACAGCATGGAGGCTCTCCTCTTGCTTCATCCATTCGATGTCGGTCGCCGGAAAGAGATATTCCTCTTTCTCTCCTACGGGGACACCACGTCGTGGCAGAAGAACTTCATACTCTCTGTGAGATTCCGGCTTCTTACATCTGACATCTTGGACGTCGTCATGTCCTCCTTGGAACTACTGCCTCCCCAGTTCGGTGCTGCCTGTGTAACCACAAGGGAATTCGCCAGGGAGTTTCTCGCGCAGGAAACAAGATACTCCATCAACCCATCGTCTATGTCGACGTGGTGCATCCACATGTCACAGAGGTTTTACTATGATTCCATTGAGAAGCCAAGTGCTGCCACCGGCGACAAGCCGCAGCTGCCGTTGCCGATCATTCGAGTCGATGCCAGGTGCTTCACCTTGCCGCCGAATGGCCCGTCACACACACCTGCAGAAGACGACCTGCCACTGAGACTGGTATGCCATGTCGATCCCCACCTTGTGCCGAAGAGTTACTCCGAGCACTACGATCAGATCGACCTAGAAACACTCCAAGAGCTGTTGCCCAAGGTGACAAACGAAGGAGCGCATGTGCGCAAAGGGAACTGGTGGTGT
- the LOC124660531 gene encoding uncharacterized protein At3g49140-like isoform X2: protein MSAAATINWIRAPFDTRRFHDFSSLRCQNTFGSIQHCCLATHQDPSLSRVGVAADYSDSVPDSKYMTDRGYHPLEEIKERPKKKDLSLTDVETARTVVEANSKGVLVFPARVHNEPHGHVAWSEFQYVVDDYGDIFFQLPDNGNILEDDDANNPVTVLIGTDGAIIGETSVVMSDFSDQMDVEDSMDMRDDYSKVDTEITDILIEWGMPVTMRSIHPIYFAKCLTKAVHDNHGEKMDNPSNGLSIVGYLRPVYIEEESYLRTLFHAECKADGYSSDWRGEYKREPQPASGTNGLLDDDKSRLDINDGGSSIDSTIYKLEIMTVELFSIYGKQLIIDPQDFQDAEPDVLSNYASDIIKRIEENSDQCAMALRSLCSRKKGLTVEEASLIGVDSLGIDVRVFSGLEARTVRFSFNAQALSERSAEKKIRRMLFPRYRKTVKAPAEDEC, encoded by the exons ATGTCGGCAGCGGCCACTATAAACTGGATTAGAGCCCCATTTGACACCCGGAGATTTCATGACTTCTCTAGTTTAAG ATGCCAAAACACTTTTGGATCAATCCAGCATTGCTGTTTGGCAACTCATCAGGATCCATCCCTCTCCAGAGTTGGTGTGGCTGCAGATTACTCTGACTCAGTGCCAGATTCGAAGTACATGACTGACCGCGGATACCATCCTCTTGAAGAAATTAAAGAACGTCCAAAGAAAAAAGACCTTTCGCTGACAGATGTAGAAACTGCTAGAACAGTAGTAGAG GCAAATAGCAAGGGAGTGCTCGTATTTCCTGCCAGGGTGCATAATGAACCTCATGGACATGTTGCTTGGTCAGAGTTCCAGTATGTTGTTGATGACTATGGAG ACATTTTCTTTCAACTACCTGATAATGGGAACATCTTGGAAGATGATGATGCAAACAATCCTGTG ACAGTTTTGATCGGAACAGACGGTGCCATTATTGGAGAAACTAGCGTGGTAATGAGTGACTTCAGTGACCAGATGGACGTTGAGGATTCTATGGACATGCGTGACGACTACAGCAAG GTTGATACAGAAATAACGGATATTCTTATAGAGTGGGGAATGCCAGTAACGATGCGTTCAATACATCCTATATATTTTGCCAAGTGTTTGACAAAG GCTGTTCATGATAATCACGGGGAGAAGATGGATAATCCATCAAATGGCCTCTCTATTGTAGGATACCTGAGACCTGTTTATATAGAAGAAGAATCTTATTTGAGAACTTTATTTCATGCTGAATGCAAAGCTGATGGTTATTCTTCTGACTGGAGAG GGGAATACAAAAGAGAACCCCAGCCAGCTTCTGGAACAAACGGCCTACTAG ATGATGATAAATCGAGATTGGACATCAATGATGGGGGAAGTAGCATTGATTCAACCATATACAAGCTGGAAATAATGACAGTTGAGCTGTTTTCCATCTATGGGAAGCAG TTGATCATTGATCCACAAGACTTTCAAGATGCAGAACCAGATGTTCTTTCAAATTATGCTTCAGACATTATTAAACGCATAGAAGAAAACAGTGATCAGTGTGCTATGGCTCTAAGGTCCCTCTGTAGCAGGAAAAAGGGCCTTACAGTAGAG GAGGCAAGTTTGATTGGTGTCGATAGTCTTGGTATCGATGTAAGAGTTTTTTCTGGCTTGGAAGCTCGGACTGTTCGATTTTCATTCAACGCGCAG GCGCTATCTGAACGTTCAGCCGAAAAGAAGATCAGGCGAATGCTTTTCCCACGCTATCGCAAGACCGTGAAAGCTCCCGCTGAAGATGAGTGTTAG